DNA sequence from the Lysinibacillus sp. OF-1 genome:
GTGCAGAGCAAAATGCTAAAGCTTACGTTCCTTATATGGAAAAAATCCAAGACGTAGTAGGCGCGATTGCAGCAGGTACAAAAGACAGTGGACACCCAATGTTAACTGCTCGTCCTGTAAAGAAAACAGCTTACTTGGTCATTGGTTCTGACCGTGGTCTAGCAGGTGCTTACAACTCAAGTATCCTACGTCAAGTACAACGTACAATTAACGAGCGTCATAAATCAAAAGACGAATACGTTATTTTAGCAGTAGGTCGTGTTGTTCGTGATTACTTTGTGAAACGTGATCATAATGTCATCAGCAGTGTTGTTGCTCTTCCTGACCAACCAACATTCGCTGATATTAAAGAAATCGCTCGTAATGCTGTTGGTATGTTCATTGACGGTACGTATGATGAGCTTTATATGTACTATAATCACTTTGTCAGCGCAATTGCTAACGAAGTGACAGAGAAAAAACTTCTTCCATTAACAGATATCGCACCTGTAAACAGTAAAGCTTCTTATGAATTCGAACCATCTGGCGAAGCAATTCTTGAAGTATTACTTCCACAATACGCGGAAAGCTTAGTTTATGGCGCATTATTGGATGGAAAAGCAAGTGAACATGCTTCTCGTATGACTGCTATGAAAAATGCAACTGATAATGCATCTGATCTTATTGCAGATCTTTCATTGCAATATAACCGTGCACGTCAAGCAGCGATTACACAAGAAATTACAGAAATCGTTGGTGGAGCTGCAGCCTTAGAATAGGCTCAGCTCACCAATGTCGTATAAGAATACGATAGGAGGGTACACAGTAATGAATAAAGGACATGTTATTCAAGTAATGGGTCCAGTTGTCGACGTAAAATTCGAAAACGGCCAATTACCAGCAATCTATAACTCATTAACAGTTAAGATTGAACGTCCTAATGAAGAACCAACAACTCTTGCATTAGAAGTTGCACTTCATTTAGGCGATGATTCTGTTCGTACAATTGCAATGTCATCTACTGATGGCTTACAACGTGGAGCAGAAGTAACAGACTTAGGAAAAGCTATCTCAGTACCAGTTGGTGAAGTGACATTAGGTCGTGTATTCAACGTACTTGGAGAAGTAATTGACTTAGGTGAAGAGATTCCAGCAGATGCTCGTCGTGATTCAATTCACCGCGAAGCTCCAGCATTCGATGAACTTTCAACTACAGTTGAAATTCTTGAAACAGGTATCAAAGTAGTAGACTTATTAGCACCTTATATTAAAGGTGGTAAGATCGGTCTATTCGGTGGTGCTGGTGTAGGTAAAACAGTATTAATCCAAGAATTAATCAATAACATTGCACAAGAGCACTCAGGTATCTCTGTATTTGCTGGTGTAGGTGAGCGTACTCGTGAAGGGAACGACTTATTCTTCGAGATGAGCGATTCAGGCGTTATCAAGCAAACAGCGATGGTATTCGGTCAAATGAACGAGCCTCCTGGTGCACGTATGCGTGTAGCTTTAACTGGTCTTACAATGGCGGAATACTTCCGTGATGAGCAAGGCGCTGACGTACTTTTATTCATCGACAATATCTTCCGTTTCACACAAGCAGGTTCAGAGGTTTCTGCCCTATTAGGTCGTATGCCTTCTGCGGTAGGTTACCAACCAACACTTGCAACTGAAATGGGTAAACTACAAGAACGTATCACATCTACGAACAAAGGATCTGTAACTTCTATCCAAGCGATTTATGTACCAGCCGATGACTATACTGACCCGGCTCCAGCTACAACTTTCGCCCACTTAGATGCAACTACTAACCTTGAGCGTAAATTATCAGAAATGGGTATCTACCCTGCGGTTGACCCATTAGCTTCGACTTCTCGTGCATTATCACCTGAAATCGTAGGCGCTGAGCACTACGCAATTGCTACTGGTGTACAACGTACAATCCAACGTTACCGTGAATTACAAGATATCATTGCAATCTTAGGTATGGATGAGTTATCTGATGAAGACAAACAAACAGTAGAACGTGCTCGTCGTATTCAATTCTTCTTATCACAAAACTTCCACGTAGCGGAACAATTCACTGGTCAAAAAGGTTCTTATGTACCTGTAAAAGAAACTGTTCGTTCATTCAAGGAAATCCTTGATGGCAAATGGGATCACCTTCCAGAAGATGCTTTCCGTCTAGTTGGTTCTATTGATGAAGTAGTTGAAAAAGCGAAAAGCATGGGCGTAGAGGTTTAATACTAGGGACGAGGAGGAAAAAATATGAAGACAGTTCAAGTCAATATTGTCACTCCCGACGGCCCAGTATACGATTCTGAAGTATCAATGGTAATCGCTAAAACAACTTCAGGAGAAATCGGTGTTCTTGCAGGCCATATTCCAATGGTTGCTCCACTTGCAATTGGTGCAGTGAAGCTGAAAAAAGAAAACGGTTCGACTGATATTGTTGCTGTAAGCGGTGGTTTCATTGAAGTTCGTCCAGAAAAGATCTCAATTTTAGCGCCTTCTGCTGAAATTGCTGAAAATATCGATGTTCAACGTGCTAAAGAAGCCGTTAAACGCGCTGAAGGACGTCTTCAAAGTAAACAAGACGACATTGATTTCAAACGTGCTGACCTAGCATTAAAACGTGCGTTGAATCGTATCAACGTTCATGAGGGTAATATCTAATTCATTTTTAACGGGCAGATATAGTATCTGCCCGTTTTTTAAGGTGAAATAAATTGAAGGAGGGGTAGCATGGAACTGTATGAAGCGATAGGACAAGAAGCATTACTAGGCATTTTATCTCATCTGTTTTTTATTGCTATTACTTTTTACGCATTACAAGCTTTTATGGTGGAGAAACTATTTAAGAAGAATCGAGTATTTCAAATTCAACTTATTTATATTTTACTCAGTATTACGATAGGCTCAGCAGTATCTAATTTCTTTCTCCAAATATCTAGCTGGTCAGGCAAACTTCCCTATTTATTTTAAAGCAATCGTTGTTAAATACTATAAGATTTATGCACCTACATGCTTCAAAGGACTTTATAATACCATTTGTGTGGCCCTTTGAACTATGTATAAAAATCTTTCGTACCAGTTTTGCCTTGGCATCATTACAGCTTACGATGCGTCTATTATTGGTAAGACGCACGCTAACAAAATATGTACATGATGCATTCATATAGTAAAGGGAATATTTTACTGAATGAAGATAAAATAGGTTTTTTGTGCATATATCTTTGGGTATGTATTGAAAGTGAACGGGTTATTGGTCATTCACAAAAAAAAAATGACAGCGTACAATAAATAAATAGCAAAATATCTAATAATGCCTTAAAATAGTGATTTGGACGCTTGAACGAGCGTTAGAAAAGTTGTACTATAGAGTTGTTTGTTTACTGATTATGACATTATACTTCTTTTTAAAATAAAAATTCGATAGGTTAATAGATTGAATTCGGAGGGACATAGGGTGGATAAAATAATAGTGACTGGCGGCCAAAAACTACAGGGAAAAGTACGTGTAGAGGGCGCAAAAAATGCAGTGTTACCAATCCTTGCGGCAGCTTTACTTGCTTCAAAAGGAGAAAATGTAATTAAAGAAGTCCCTAATTTAGCAGACGTCTTTACAATAAACGAAGTACTTAAAAGTTTAAACGCAGCAGTTACATATATACCTGAAGATAATGCCGTATATATAGATGCAACTAAAGAACTTTCAAGTGAAGCTCAATTTGAATTTGTTAGTAAAATGCGTGCATCTATTTTAGTGATGGGTTCTCTACTTGCTCGTAATGGATATGCTCGCGTGGCACTACCAGGAGGCTGTGCAATCGGTTCTCGTCCAATTGAGTTACACTTAAAGGGCTTCGAAGCTATGGGTGCAAAAATTTCATTTGGTCACGGATATGTAGAGGCAAAAACGGAAGGTCGTTTAAAAGGGGCTAATGTGTAT
Encoded proteins:
- a CDS encoding DUF1146 family protein, whose amino-acid sequence is MELYEAIGQEALLGILSHLFFIAITFYALQAFMVEKLFKKNRVFQIQLIYILLSITIGSAVSNFFLQISSWSGKLPYLF
- the atpG gene encoding ATP synthase F1 subunit gamma, which gives rise to MVNLREIKGRINSTKSTKQITKAMQMVSSSKLRRAEQNAKAYVPYMEKIQDVVGAIAAGTKDSGHPMLTARPVKKTAYLVIGSDRGLAGAYNSSILRQVQRTINERHKSKDEYVILAVGRVVRDYFVKRDHNVISSVVALPDQPTFADIKEIARNAVGMFIDGTYDELYMYYNHFVSAIANEVTEKKLLPLTDIAPVNSKASYEFEPSGEAILEVLLPQYAESLVYGALLDGKASEHASRMTAMKNATDNASDLIADLSLQYNRARQAAITQEITEIVGGAAALE
- a CDS encoding F0F1 ATP synthase subunit epsilon, which gives rise to MKTVQVNIVTPDGPVYDSEVSMVIAKTTSGEIGVLAGHIPMVAPLAIGAVKLKKENGSTDIVAVSGGFIEVRPEKISILAPSAEIAENIDVQRAKEAVKRAEGRLQSKQDDIDFKRADLALKRALNRINVHEGNI
- the atpD gene encoding F0F1 ATP synthase subunit beta, which gives rise to MNKGHVIQVMGPVVDVKFENGQLPAIYNSLTVKIERPNEEPTTLALEVALHLGDDSVRTIAMSSTDGLQRGAEVTDLGKAISVPVGEVTLGRVFNVLGEVIDLGEEIPADARRDSIHREAPAFDELSTTVEILETGIKVVDLLAPYIKGGKIGLFGGAGVGKTVLIQELINNIAQEHSGISVFAGVGERTREGNDLFFEMSDSGVIKQTAMVFGQMNEPPGARMRVALTGLTMAEYFRDEQGADVLLFIDNIFRFTQAGSEVSALLGRMPSAVGYQPTLATEMGKLQERITSTNKGSVTSIQAIYVPADDYTDPAPATTFAHLDATTNLERKLSEMGIYPAVDPLASTSRALSPEIVGAEHYAIATGVQRTIQRYRELQDIIAILGMDELSDEDKQTVERARRIQFFLSQNFHVAEQFTGQKGSYVPVKETVRSFKEILDGKWDHLPEDAFRLVGSIDEVVEKAKSMGVEV